Proteins encoded within one genomic window of Melospiza melodia melodia isolate bMelMel2 chromosome 27, bMelMel2.pri, whole genome shotgun sequence:
- the MTF1 gene encoding metal regulatory transcription factor 1 isoform X1, which yields MGENSPEGNAVYYEGEEDDLAQDENMMRFADKNGLVSSSSGTVYDRTTVLIEQDHSVLEDEEDEGQCGDHLPFLPEGHEEGFHLIADHEGMSQGYVQHIISPDQIHLTINPGSTPMPRNIEGATLTLQSECPETKRKEVKRYQCTFEGCPRTYSTAGNLRTHQKTHRGEYTFVCNQEGCGKAFLTSYSLKIHVRVHTKEKPFECDVQGCEKAFNTLYRLKAHQRLHTGKTFNCESEGCSKYFTTHSDLRKHIRTHTGEKPFRCEHDGCGKAFAASHHLKTHVRTHTGEKPFFCPSNGCEKTFSTQYSLKSHMKGHEKGQTYNALPNNNVSEDTSHSLCLSDLSLISTDSELRENSNPTHGQDLSTISPASIFESMFQSPDHTANQDDSQQTAAPLIEGFNGDADSVAAVPPPAADAASLSLPLVLQLGLPEPAQANPAAPSSIAPSSQPAAFGNPATVLQSPEVPVPHSTPFAASHQDFLQHSQPPPQPIVQGLSVVAGAPAPTAPSGTEPLPAVVQTVPVGANPVLTSNPTITITPSPSTAILQPSIVMGEQNLQWILNGATGSPQSQEQMPQVPKVVEKVFFTTALPVAGNTGNPVQQIGLSVPVIIIKQEEACQCQCACRDSAKDKATSTVKKECSSPDSKALEQPASQLQPQTFPSSSAPASCGQSSQIVNPSDSQTETLSAMDVSDFLSLQSPETPSNIIPIEALLQGEEEIGLNSNFSK from the exons ATGGGCGAGAACAGCCCCGAGGGCAACGCCGTCTACTATGAAGGGGAGGAAGACGATTTAGCCCAGGATGAAAATATGATGAGGTTCGCCGACAAAAACGGGCTGGTGTCCTCCTCGTCCGGGACGGTGTATGACAGGACAACCGTGCTCATCGAGCAGGACCACAGCGTgctggaggatgaggaggatgaaggacAGTGCGGTGACCACTTGCCTTTTTTACCCGAGGGTCACGAAGAAGGATTTCATTTAATAGCAGATCATGAAGGGATGTCACAGGGTTACGTGCAACACATTATTTCTCCAGATCAGATTCACCTGACAATAAATCCTGGTTCAACTCCCATGCCGAGGAACATCGAAGGAGCAACTCTCACTTTGCAGTCTGAGTGCCCAGAAACCAAGAGGAAGGAA GTGAAGCGCTACCAGTGCACCTTTGAGGGCTGTCCCCGCACCTACAGCACCGCTGGCAACCTGCGCACGCACCAGAAGACGCACCGGGGGGAGTACACCTTTGTGTGCAACCAGGAGGGCTGTGGCAAGGCCTTCCTCACCTCCTACAGCCTCAAAATCCACGTCAGGGTGCACACCAAGGAGAAACCCTTCGAGTGTGACGTGCAGGGCTGTGAGAAGGCGTTCAACACCCTGTACAG GTTGAAAGCACATCAAAGGCTTCACACAGGGAAAACATTTAACTGTGAATCAGAAGGCTGCAGCAAATACTTCACAACGCACAGTGACCTGAGGAAGCACATCAGAACACACACAGGAGAAAAGCCATTTCG GTGTGAGCATGATGGCTGTGGGAAGGCTTTTGCTGCAAGCCACCACCTCAAAACACATGTTAGAACACATACTG GGGAGAAACCCTTCTTCTGTCCCAGCAATGGTTGTGAGAAGACTTTCAGCACCCAGTACAGTCTCAAGAGTCACATGAAAGGTCATGAGAAGGGACAAACCTATAATGCACTTCCCAATAACAATGTGTCTGAG GATACAAGTCACTCACTGTGTCTGAGTGATTTAAGCCTCATATCAACAGATTCAGAATTGCGGGAGAACTCTAATCCA ACACATGGACAGGACCTCAGCACAATCTCACCAGCAAGCATCTTTGAGTCTATGTTTCAGAGCCCAGACCACACTGCAAATCAGGATGACTCTCAGCAGACAG CAGCTCCGTTGATTGAAGGGTTTAACGGCGACGCCGACTCGGTGGCTGCGGTCCCGCCCCCAGCAGCAGACGCGGCCTCCTTGTCCCTCCCCCTGGTGCTGCAGCTCGGCCTCCCCGAGCCGGCTCAGGCAAACCCCGCTGCTCCCTCGTCCATCGCCCCCAGCTCACAGCCAGCTGCGTTTGGGAATCCTGCTACTGTTTTACAATCCCCAGAAGTGCCTGTTCCTCACAGCACACCGTTTGCAGCCAGTCACCAAGActtcctgcagcacagccagcctcCACCACAGCCCATCGTTCAGGGACTCTCAGTGGTTGCTGGGgctcctgcccccacagcccccagtggcactgagcccctgccagctgtAGTTCAGACTGTGCCTGTTGGTGCAAACCCTGTTCTGACCAGTAACCCCACTATAACCATTACTCCTTCTCCAAGCACCGCCATTCTGCAGCCCAGCATTGTCATGGGAGAGCAGAACTTACAATGGATCTTAAATGGTGCCACTGGTTCCCCACAAAGCCAAGAACAAATG ccaCAAGTTCCAAAAGTAGTAGAAAAGGTGTTTTTTACCACTGCATTACCAGTAGCTGGTAACACAG GAAACCCTGTTCAGCAGATTGGTCTCAGCGTTCCTGTTATCATTATCAAGCAGGAGGAGGCCTGCCAGTGCCAGTGTGCCTGCCGAGACTCTGCCAAGGACAAAGCCACCTCCACCGTGAAGAAGGAATGTTCCTCACCTGATTCAAAAGCTTTGGAGCAGCCAGCTTCCCAGCTGCAGCCTCAGacctttccttcctcctctgctCCTGCTTCTTGTGGGCAGAGCAGTCAGATAGTTAACCCTTCAGACTCCCAGACTGAAACATTAAGTGCCATGGATGTATCGGACTTCCTGTCCCTCCAAAGCCCCGAAACCCCGTCTAATATAATTCCAATTGAAGCACTACTGCAGGGTGAGGAAGAAATTGGTTTGAATAGCAACTTCTCTAAGTGA
- the MTF1 gene encoding metal regulatory transcription factor 1 isoform X2, with protein MGENSPEGNAVYYEGEEDDLAQDENMMRFADKNGLVSSSSGTVYDRTTVLIEQDHSVLEDEEDEGQCGDHLPFLPEGHEEGFHLIADHEGMSQGYVQHIISPDQIHLTINPGSTPMPRNIEGATLTLQSECPETKRKEVKRYQCTFEGCPRTYSTAGNLRTHQKTHRGEYTFVCNQEGCGKAFLTSYSLKIHVRVHTKEKPFECDVQGCEKAFNTLYRLKAHQRLHTGKTFNCESEGCSKYFTTHSDLRKHIRTHTGEKPFRCEHDGCGKAFAASHHLKTHVRTHTGEKPFFCPSNGCEKTFSTQYSLKSHMKGHEKGQTYNALPNNNVSEDTSHSLCLSDLSLISTDSELRENSNPTHGQDLSTISPASIFESMFQSPDHTANQDDSQQTAPLIEGFNGDADSVAAVPPPAADAASLSLPLVLQLGLPEPAQANPAAPSSIAPSSQPAAFGNPATVLQSPEVPVPHSTPFAASHQDFLQHSQPPPQPIVQGLSVVAGAPAPTAPSGTEPLPAVVQTVPVGANPVLTSNPTITITPSPSTAILQPSIVMGEQNLQWILNGATGSPQSQEQMPQVPKVVEKVFFTTALPVAGNTGNPVQQIGLSVPVIIIKQEEACQCQCACRDSAKDKATSTVKKECSSPDSKALEQPASQLQPQTFPSSSAPASCGQSSQIVNPSDSQTETLSAMDVSDFLSLQSPETPSNIIPIEALLQGEEEIGLNSNFSK; from the exons ATGGGCGAGAACAGCCCCGAGGGCAACGCCGTCTACTATGAAGGGGAGGAAGACGATTTAGCCCAGGATGAAAATATGATGAGGTTCGCCGACAAAAACGGGCTGGTGTCCTCCTCGTCCGGGACGGTGTATGACAGGACAACCGTGCTCATCGAGCAGGACCACAGCGTgctggaggatgaggaggatgaaggacAGTGCGGTGACCACTTGCCTTTTTTACCCGAGGGTCACGAAGAAGGATTTCATTTAATAGCAGATCATGAAGGGATGTCACAGGGTTACGTGCAACACATTATTTCTCCAGATCAGATTCACCTGACAATAAATCCTGGTTCAACTCCCATGCCGAGGAACATCGAAGGAGCAACTCTCACTTTGCAGTCTGAGTGCCCAGAAACCAAGAGGAAGGAA GTGAAGCGCTACCAGTGCACCTTTGAGGGCTGTCCCCGCACCTACAGCACCGCTGGCAACCTGCGCACGCACCAGAAGACGCACCGGGGGGAGTACACCTTTGTGTGCAACCAGGAGGGCTGTGGCAAGGCCTTCCTCACCTCCTACAGCCTCAAAATCCACGTCAGGGTGCACACCAAGGAGAAACCCTTCGAGTGTGACGTGCAGGGCTGTGAGAAGGCGTTCAACACCCTGTACAG GTTGAAAGCACATCAAAGGCTTCACACAGGGAAAACATTTAACTGTGAATCAGAAGGCTGCAGCAAATACTTCACAACGCACAGTGACCTGAGGAAGCACATCAGAACACACACAGGAGAAAAGCCATTTCG GTGTGAGCATGATGGCTGTGGGAAGGCTTTTGCTGCAAGCCACCACCTCAAAACACATGTTAGAACACATACTG GGGAGAAACCCTTCTTCTGTCCCAGCAATGGTTGTGAGAAGACTTTCAGCACCCAGTACAGTCTCAAGAGTCACATGAAAGGTCATGAGAAGGGACAAACCTATAATGCACTTCCCAATAACAATGTGTCTGAG GATACAAGTCACTCACTGTGTCTGAGTGATTTAAGCCTCATATCAACAGATTCAGAATTGCGGGAGAACTCTAATCCA ACACATGGACAGGACCTCAGCACAATCTCACCAGCAAGCATCTTTGAGTCTATGTTTCAGAGCCCAGACCACACTGCAAATCAGGATGACTCTCAGCAGACAG CTCCGTTGATTGAAGGGTTTAACGGCGACGCCGACTCGGTGGCTGCGGTCCCGCCCCCAGCAGCAGACGCGGCCTCCTTGTCCCTCCCCCTGGTGCTGCAGCTCGGCCTCCCCGAGCCGGCTCAGGCAAACCCCGCTGCTCCCTCGTCCATCGCCCCCAGCTCACAGCCAGCTGCGTTTGGGAATCCTGCTACTGTTTTACAATCCCCAGAAGTGCCTGTTCCTCACAGCACACCGTTTGCAGCCAGTCACCAAGActtcctgcagcacagccagcctcCACCACAGCCCATCGTTCAGGGACTCTCAGTGGTTGCTGGGgctcctgcccccacagcccccagtggcactgagcccctgccagctgtAGTTCAGACTGTGCCTGTTGGTGCAAACCCTGTTCTGACCAGTAACCCCACTATAACCATTACTCCTTCTCCAAGCACCGCCATTCTGCAGCCCAGCATTGTCATGGGAGAGCAGAACTTACAATGGATCTTAAATGGTGCCACTGGTTCCCCACAAAGCCAAGAACAAATG ccaCAAGTTCCAAAAGTAGTAGAAAAGGTGTTTTTTACCACTGCATTACCAGTAGCTGGTAACACAG GAAACCCTGTTCAGCAGATTGGTCTCAGCGTTCCTGTTATCATTATCAAGCAGGAGGAGGCCTGCCAGTGCCAGTGTGCCTGCCGAGACTCTGCCAAGGACAAAGCCACCTCCACCGTGAAGAAGGAATGTTCCTCACCTGATTCAAAAGCTTTGGAGCAGCCAGCTTCCCAGCTGCAGCCTCAGacctttccttcctcctctgctCCTGCTTCTTGTGGGCAGAGCAGTCAGATAGTTAACCCTTCAGACTCCCAGACTGAAACATTAAGTGCCATGGATGTATCGGACTTCCTGTCCCTCCAAAGCCCCGAAACCCCGTCTAATATAATTCCAATTGAAGCACTACTGCAGGGTGAGGAAGAAATTGGTTTGAATAGCAACTTCTCTAAGTGA
- the YRDC gene encoding threonylcarbamoyl-AMP synthase, producing the protein MARAARLLALAAERAAGPGLAPVPGLGPGCARLVLLPPARGARLGPHGAQGEPAEGAGRGRWRQEPRPAEWSEAVAAAAGALQAGGLVAVPTDTVYGVACLAQDSAAVRGIYSLKGRNGAKPLAICLGDVERLYRYCHVNVPEELLRDLLPGPVTLVLERSEELNKDLNPFTSLVGVRIPDHPFMRDLARACPGPLALTSANISSQGSTLTVLEFQDLWPQLSLVVDGGPIGDIQSPECRLGSTVVDLSVSGKFSIIRPGCALAATVEILKKKYGLEPESS; encoded by the exons ATGGCGCGGGCGGCGCGGCTGCTGGCGCTGGCGGCGGagcgagcggcggggccgggcctggCCCCGGTGCCGGGCCTGGGCCCGGGCTGTGCCCGCCTGGTGCTGCTGCCGCCCGCCCGCGGGGCCCGGCTCGGCCCTCATGGTGCGCAGGGGGAGCCAGCGGAGGGTGCAGGCCGCGGCCGGTGGCGGCAGGAGCCGCGCCCCGCTGAGTGGAGCGAGGCGGTGGCGGCCGCGGCCGGTGCCCTGCAGGCGGGCGGGCTGGTGGCCGTGCCCACGGACACGGTGTACGGCGTGGCCTGCCTGGCCCAGGACTCGGCCGCCGTGCGCGGCATCTACAGCCTGAAGGGGCGGAACGGAGCCAAGCCGCTCGCCATCTGCCTCGGGGACGTGGAGCGGCTCTACCG GTACTGCCATGTCAATGTCCCCGAGGAGCTGCTGCGGGACCTGCTGCCAGGACCGGTGACCCTGGTGTTGGAGCGTTCAGAGGAGCTCAATAAGGACCTGAACCCCTTCACATCG cTGGTTGGTGTCCGCATTCCAGACCACCCCTTCATGAGGGACCTGGCACGAGCCTGCCCGGGCCCGCTGGCCCTGACCAGCGCCAACATCAGCTCCCAGGGCAGCACCCTGACTGTGCTG GAATTCCAGGACTTGTGGCCTCAGCTGTCCCTGGTTGTTGATGGAGGCCCCATAGGAGACATCCAGAGCCCAGAGTGTCGCTTGGGCTCGACTGTGGTTGACTTGTCTGTGTCAGGGAAATTCTCCATCATCAGGCCTGGCTG TGCACTGGCAGCCACAGTTGAGATCCTGAAGAAGAAGTATGGCTTGGAACCAGAATCCTCCTAA